GACTGGCGGAATGCTGACACTCACGCCCACTTTGAGTGTCCCGCTGTGCTTCAACATGGTCGTGAGTCGATTGATATGGCGGCGGGTGTTACGGCCGGTACGACGGAGAAAGGCGAGAAGAGTTTTCATGGCTGGCTCCTGAAAAGTGATGTTTCGCAATCTTCGGAGCTTGGGCGCGACGCGAAGAAACCGACTGCACCCGCAGGGTCGCAACGAAGTGGAGAAATCTTCGATTTGCCGGCGGGAAGAGCGCGGCGTACCCTGCGACGATAAAGGATTGCGGAAGGTCACTAAGGAAAAAGAGCCGCCGTGAAACCGGATGCCGATGTCATTGCCGGCCCTCAAGCCATATCAATCGTCTCCATTGGCAACAGATGCAGAACGGGTGGCGCCATTGTCAGGATTCCGCGGATCGATCAACGGCGACCGTGTGTTCCAGGCGCAAAGCAAGCAGAGAAAAGACGAAACGTGACTCGCGGGCATTCACCCGCGTTGCCGCGTGGGAGGGCGCTCGAGGGGAGGGGCTTAGGGGCACCGCTCGGTCCTCGGTCTGAACCGGATCAGAGAATTCCCCAGGCGCGAAAACGACCGCGACCGGTTAGCTCACGCGGCAAAGCGCCTCCAAGTTCGTCCAGCATTCGTTCGATTGCCTGGGGCGAGACTTTAAGTGTCTTCGCGGCCATCGGGACCGAAACGAGCGGCCGTTTGACGAACAGCGCCACTAGCTTAGGAAGCTTGGAGCTTTTGCGCCGTCCTTCGCAACGCCTGAGCATCACATCGCGTGCTAGTGTGACCTTTTGCAGATCCTCCATGCCGCGACGTGCGCCAGTCTCGATGCCTTCAAGAAATCCACGAATCCGCCGACCGACATCGTCGGTCGGACGGCGCCGGTAGCGCGCATGTCGCATGCCAACGTGGCCCGGTGACCTCATAGCTGTTGAAAAGCGACAATGGTCAGAACAAAGGCGGTACGGTCCGCTTTCTGTAAAGAGTTGGCTAGGCGGCCGCCTTCAACAAGTCGAAGTCGATCCTCCTCTCCAAATCGACCTCGAAGCGCCCATAGGGATTGACGTGCGCGTAGCTGAGAGGCGTCAGCCCGCGGTGATCTTCCGGCGTCATGCGTGCCGCCCAAGCCGGATT
This region of Chelativorans sp. AA-79 genomic DNA includes:
- a CDS encoding helix-turn-helix domain-containing protein, with the translated sequence MRHARYRRRPTDDVGRRIRGFLEGIETGARRGMEDLQKVTLARDVMLRRCEGRRKSSKLPKLVALFVKRPLVSVPMAAKTLKVSPQAIERMLDELGGALPRELTGRGRFRAWGIL